A DNA window from Rhizobium sp. NXC14 contains the following coding sequences:
- a CDS encoding GtrA family protein: protein MRKLVRFAIGGGIGFLVDAGMLTALLHLTPLGPFLARLVAIGVAMATTWAFNRSFTFDRSGRSLAAEGFRYGSVGVTAALVNYGLYSALLLSLPTLQPLAAMVIASVASMVFSFFGYSRFVFRPE, encoded by the coding sequence ATGAGAAAGCTCGTCCGCTTCGCGATCGGCGGCGGCATCGGCTTCCTTGTCGATGCCGGCATGCTGACGGCGCTGCTCCATCTGACGCCGCTCGGCCCATTTCTGGCGCGGCTCGTCGCCATCGGGGTGGCAATGGCGACCACCTGGGCCTTCAATCGCAGCTTCACCTTCGATCGTTCCGGGCGGTCGCTTGCTGCCGAGGGTTTCCGCTACGGCTCGGTCGGCGTGACGGCGGCGCTTGTCAATTACGGGCTTTACTCTGCGCTGCTGCTTTCGCTGCCCACGCTGCAGCCGCTGGCGGCCATGGTGATCGCCAGCGTCGCCTCGATGGTCTTCAGCTTCTTCGGCTATTCGCGCTTCGTCTTCCGCCCGGAATGA
- a CDS encoding glycosyltransferase, whose amino-acid sequence MARTRSHHPDIAVLLPCYNEAATIGSVVQGFRATLPDAAIHVYDNNSTDGTALQAMLAGAHVVRERRQGKGHVVRRMFADIEADIYIIADGDGTYAPGDAEELVRTLLTERADMVVGTRRGVHADAGRQGHALGNRLFNLLYRTIFGPDFTDIFSGYRAFSRRFVKSFPAVSGGFEIETEMSVHASRLKLPVSELELDYGRRPEGSHSKLSTFGDGGKILWMFAMLMKETRPFAFFSAISAAFMLTSLGFMTPVLAEYFDTGLVSRMPTWVLSMALMMISFMLFTAGVILDSVARARAEQLRIHYMSLETASAAKAPLADAKPASRERPGKADAA is encoded by the coding sequence CTGCGACGATCGGCTCCGTGGTGCAGGGCTTCCGGGCGACGCTGCCGGATGCCGCAATCCACGTCTACGACAATAATTCCACCGACGGCACCGCGCTGCAGGCGATGCTGGCCGGAGCGCATGTCGTGCGCGAGCGGCGGCAAGGCAAGGGACATGTCGTGCGCCGCATGTTCGCCGACATCGAGGCCGACATCTACATCATCGCCGACGGCGACGGAACCTATGCACCCGGCGATGCCGAGGAACTGGTGCGGACGCTTCTGACCGAACGCGCCGACATGGTTGTGGGAACCCGGCGCGGCGTGCATGCCGACGCCGGCCGTCAGGGCCATGCGCTTGGCAACCGGCTTTTCAACCTGCTCTACCGGACGATCTTCGGCCCCGACTTCACCGATATTTTTTCGGGCTACCGCGCTTTCTCGCGCCGCTTCGTCAAGAGCTTCCCGGCAGTATCCGGCGGCTTCGAGATCGAAACCGAGATGTCGGTGCATGCCTCCCGGCTGAAACTTCCGGTCAGCGAGCTGGAGCTCGATTATGGCCGCCGCCCGGAAGGTTCGCACTCCAAGCTTTCGACGTTCGGCGACGGCGGAAAAATCCTCTGGATGTTCGCGATGCTGATGAAGGAAACGCGACCCTTCGCCTTCTTCAGCGCGATAAGCGCCGCCTTCATGCTGACGAGCCTCGGCTTCATGACGCCGGTGCTGGCAGAATATTTCGACACGGGCCTCGTCAGCCGCATGCCGACCTGGGTGCTGTCGATGGCGCTGATGATGATCTCCTTCATGCTTTTTACCGCCGGCGTCATCCTGGATTCCGTGGCCCGGGCCCGGGCCGAGCAGCTTCGCATCCATTATATGAGCCTGGAGACCGCCAGCGCGGCCAAGGCGCCGCTCGCCGACGCAAAACCGGCATCGCGTGAACGTCCCGGAAAGGCGGATGCGGCATGA
- a CDS encoding Gfo/Idh/MocA family oxidoreductase — MLRFGIISTAKIGRDNVVPAIQDAENCVVTAIASRDLARAREMADRFSVPHAFGSYEEMLASDVIDAVYIPLPTSQHIKWAIKAADAGKHVLCEKPLALKAADIDEVIAARDRNRVVVTEAYMVTYAPVWQKVRSLIAEGAIGSLRHVQGAFTYFNRDPANMRNIPELGGGGLPDIGVYPVMSTRFSTGKEPLRIQAITERDADFGTDIYSSVKADFGDFELSFYVSTQMANRQVMVFHGTEGYIEVKSPFNANRWGPEEIELADRSHNESRIFRYQDSRQYRREVEAFARAVKNGKEEIVTLENSKLNQKVIDAIYRASEKDGWEPV, encoded by the coding sequence ATGTTGCGTTTCGGTATCATATCAACGGCGAAGATCGGCCGCGACAACGTCGTTCCAGCAATTCAGGACGCGGAAAACTGCGTCGTCACCGCAATCGCAAGCCGCGATCTCGCGCGCGCGAGAGAGATGGCGGACCGCTTTTCCGTGCCGCATGCCTTCGGCTCCTACGAGGAGATGCTCGCCTCCGACGTCATCGACGCTGTCTACATTCCGCTGCCGACCTCGCAGCACATCAAATGGGCGATCAAGGCGGCCGATGCCGGCAAGCATGTGCTCTGTGAGAAGCCGCTGGCATTGAAAGCAGCCGATATCGACGAGGTGATCGCCGCCCGCGACCGGAATCGGGTGGTGGTGACCGAAGCCTATATGGTCACCTATGCCCCCGTCTGGCAGAAGGTGCGTTCGCTGATCGCGGAGGGTGCGATCGGTTCGCTCCGGCATGTTCAGGGCGCCTTCACCTATTTCAACCGCGACCCCGCCAACATGCGCAATATTCCTGAACTCGGCGGCGGCGGCCTTCCCGATATCGGCGTCTACCCCGTCATGAGCACCCGCTTTTCCACCGGCAAGGAGCCGCTCCGGATCCAGGCGATCACCGAGCGCGATGCGGATTTCGGCACGGACATCTATTCGAGCGTCAAGGCTGATTTTGGCGATTTCGAGTTGAGCTTCTACGTCTCGACGCAGATGGCCAACCGCCAGGTCATGGTCTTCCATGGCACCGAAGGCTACATCGAGGTCAAGTCGCCCTTCAACGCCAATCGCTGGGGACCGGAAGAGATCGAACTGGCCGATCGCAGCCACAATGAATCGCGCATCTTCCGCTATCAGGACAGCCGCCAATATAGGCGCGAGGTCGAGGCCTTCGCTCGGGCGGTAAAGAACGGCAAGGAAGAGATCGTCACGCTCGAAAACTCGAAGCTGAACCAGAAGGTGATCGATGCGATCTACCGCGCCAGCGAGAAGGACGGCTGGGAACCAGTCTGA
- a CDS encoding aldo/keto reductase gives MNMRRLGKTGLSVSPIVFGGNVFGWTADEKTSFAILDAFFDAELNTIDTADVYSAWVPDNKGGDSEEIIGRWLKQARISRDKAVIITKVGSDMGQGKTLKEAYILKAVEDSLRRLQTDYIDLYLAHWPDADTPQEETLGAFAKLKQQGKVRAIGCSNYDANLLQASFDAAEKAGLPRYDVLQPEYNLYERASFEGPLAELCIKQDIGVITYFSLAAGFLTGKYRTKADTEGRAREGRVSQYLDAKGLRILAALDQVSAETGAKPAEISLAWLLRKKGVTAPIASATSLSQLESLVKSATLALSEEAMALLDEAGA, from the coding sequence ATGAACATGCGCCGGCTTGGGAAAACAGGTCTTTCGGTGTCGCCGATCGTCTTCGGCGGCAATGTCTTCGGCTGGACGGCCGACGAGAAAACATCTTTCGCCATTCTCGACGCCTTCTTCGACGCGGAGCTCAACACCATCGACACGGCCGATGTCTATTCCGCGTGGGTTCCCGACAACAAGGGCGGCGATTCCGAGGAGATCATCGGGCGGTGGCTGAAGCAGGCGCGAATTTCCCGCGACAAGGCCGTGATCATTACCAAAGTCGGCTCGGACATGGGACAGGGAAAGACCCTCAAGGAGGCATACATCCTGAAGGCGGTAGAGGATTCGCTGCGCCGGCTGCAGACGGACTATATCGATCTCTATCTCGCGCACTGGCCGGATGCCGATACGCCGCAGGAGGAAACGCTCGGCGCCTTCGCCAAGCTGAAGCAGCAGGGCAAGGTCCGCGCCATCGGCTGCTCGAACTATGATGCGAATCTGCTGCAGGCGTCGTTCGACGCAGCCGAGAAGGCCGGCCTGCCGCGATACGACGTGCTGCAGCCGGAATATAATCTTTACGAGCGCGCGAGCTTCGAGGGGCCACTGGCCGAACTCTGCATCAAGCAAGACATCGGCGTCATCACCTATTTCAGCCTCGCGGCCGGCTTCCTCACCGGTAAATACCGCACTAAGGCCGATACGGAAGGCCGCGCTCGGGAAGGCCGGGTTTCGCAATATCTCGATGCCAAGGGCCTGCGCATCCTCGCCGCGCTTGATCAGGTTTCGGCCGAGACCGGCGCCAAACCCGCGGAAATCTCGCTCGCCTGGCTGTTGCGCAAGAAGGGCGTGACGGCACCGATCGCGAGCGCAACCAGTCTATCGCAGCTTGAAAGCCTGGTGAAATCAGCGACACTTGCACTTTCTGAAGAAGCAATGGCGCTGCTCGACGAAGCCGGTGCCTGA